The Deltaproteobacteria bacterium sequence ACGGGTGGCCGGGGCCGCCGGGCGGCCGCCGTCGCGGCGGCAGCGGGGCTCGGTGTGCTCTTCGCGGCGGGCGGCTGGCTCGGCGCGCGGGAGCTGCGCGAGCGGAGGGGATCCGCGCCGCCGGTCGCTGCTGCACCCGCCCCGAGCGAGGCGCCCGCCGCGCTGCCCGTCTCGGCCAACGTGCCCGCTGCTCCGGCACCCGCCACCGTGCTCGCAGCCGACGTCTCGAGCGCGCCGCCCGGGCTCCTCGCGCCGCCCGTCGCGCCCGCCGGGGCGGGCGCAGCCGGCCTGACCGCGCCCGAAGCGTCCCCGCCCGATCCGGCCGCGCTCGCGGCGCCGCCGCCCGGGGCGCCGGCCGGCGCTCCGGCTCCGCCTCCCGTTCCGCGCATCGATGATCTTGCCGGAGCCCTCGCGCTCCGCGCGCCGGGCGCCACCGCCGGGGCGTCGCTTGCGGGCGCGCTCGAGGCCTGGTCGCTCGGCGCGCCACCCGCCGGCACGCCGGCGCTGCTCGCGTTCCCGGAGCTGATCGCCGCGCTCGAGGGCCAGGGCCTCGGCGTGTTCGAGCTGCCCGGCGCCGACGTCGCAGCGCTGCGCGCCGTCGGGCACCCGGCGCTGCTCGTGGTCGCGGCCGCCGACGGCGTGCCGCGCGTGGTCCTGCTGCGCCGCATCGAGGATGACGAGGTGGAGCTGATCGGGGTCGCCGAGAGCGGGCCGGTGCGGATCGAGGCCGGTGCGCTCGAGGCGGCCTGGGCCGGCGAGACCTACGTCGTGTGGCGCGAGTTCGAAGCGCTGCCGGAGCTGCTGCGTGCGGGCGACCGCGGCGAGGGGGTCGCGTGGCTCCAGGGCGCGCTCGGCGAGCTCGGCTTTGCAGCCGGCGCGGAGGCCGGCGTCTTCGACCAGGACACCGAGCTCGCGGTGCGCGCCTTCCAGGCCGATCACGCGCTCGAGCCCGATGGTACCGTGGGCCCCCTCACCAAGATGTCGCTCTACCGCGCGCTCGGCCGCTACACGGCGCCCGAGGTGGTTGCGCACGTGCAGGCCGGAGGCGCCGGGTGAGCACGATCCTGAAGGCGCTGCGGCGCCTCGAGCAGGAGCGCGCGAAGGGCGCCGAGCGGCCGCTCCGCGAGCAGGTCGTGGTGCCGCGCGTGCGCCGGCGCGGGCCGTGGGCGGCGCGGCTCGCCGCGGTCGCCGCGCTCGCGCTCGGCTTCGCCGTGACCTGGGGCATGCTCGGCGGCGTCGACACCCCACCGGATCCCCCGGCAGCCGCCCCCGTGGCGCCCGCCCCCGTGGCCGCCGCGCCGCCCGCTGCTCTCCCGCGACCCGCCGCGGTGCCGGCCCCGCCCGC is a genomic window containing:
- a CDS encoding AAA family ATPase, producing MYTAFFGLREKPFALSPDPRFLFLSAAHREALAHLLYGIEQGEGFIAVTGEVGTGKTTLCRTLLRRLGSEVEVAFLFNPKLSARELLEAILVELGLEKQGTSARELVHELNHFLVERRQQGRRVLLIIDEAQGLAPDTLEQIRLLSNLETETEKLIQILLLGQPELDAMLESEDLRQLRQRIAVRWRLAPLSREEAGEYVRHRLRVSAGADRDHLFSEGAVREVFRRSHGVPRVVNLLCDRALLAAFSDGAPLVEAAHVARAARETGAGAVAPAATGGRGRRAAAVAAAAGLGVLFAAGGWLGARELRERRGSAPPVAAAPAPSEAPAALPVSANVPAAPAPATVLAADVSSAPPGLLAPPVAPAGAGAAGLTAPEASPPDPAALAAPPPGAPAGAPAPPPVPRIDDLAGALALRAPGATAGASLAGALEAWSLGAPPAGTPALLAFPELIAALEGQGLGVFELPGADVAALRAVGHPALLVVAAADGVPRVVLLRRIEDDEVELIGVAESGPVRIEAGALEAAWAGETYVVWREFEALPELLRAGDRGEGVAWLQGALGELGFAAGAEAGVFDQDTELAVRAFQADHALEPDGTVGPLTKMSLYRALGRYTAPEVVAHVQAGGAG